A window of the Equus asinus isolate D_3611 breed Donkey chromosome 20, EquAss-T2T_v2, whole genome shotgun sequence genome harbors these coding sequences:
- the SWSAP1 gene encoding ATPase SWSAP1, giving the protein MAEVLRRVLSPSSAAGPEEENTAEAGPPLLLLCGPGSGKTALLFAAALETAGEGRGPVLFLTRRPLQSLPRGTGAALDHLRLQKIRFQYPRSTRELLHLLCSAHEARGPAPSLLLLDGLEEYLAEDPGLQEAAYLAALLLDTADHFSHRVGPGGGCGLIVALQTQEEGDSGDALQLSVLQRYFPAQCWLQPDAPGPGQHRLRASLEPGGLGPRAEWCVAFRPDGEMTVTPWPAQAGDPSSDKGSSSGGQR; this is encoded by the exons ATGGCGGAGGTGCTGAGGCGGGTGCTAAGTCCCAGCAGCGCGGCCGGGCCTGAGGAGGAGAACACAGCTGAGGCTGGGCCACCTTTGCTGCTGCTCTGCGGTCCCGGCTCCGGAAAGACAGCGCTGCTATTCGCGGCGGCCCTTGAGACGGCAGGGGAGGGCCGAGGCCCCGTCCTCTTCCTGACCCGGAGGCCTCTGCAAAGCCTGCCTCGCGGGACCGGAGCGGCGCTCGACCATCTGCGGCTGCAG AAGATCCGCTTCCAGTACCCACGCTCGACCCGTGAGCTTCTCCACCTCCTGTGCTCTGCCCATGAGGcccgggggccagccccgtccCTCCTGCTGCTCGATGGCTTGGAGGAGTACCTAGCTGAAGACCCGGGGCTCCAGGAAGCCGCCTACCTGGCTGCCCTGCTTCTGGACACTGCTGACCACTTCAGCCACCGAGTTGGACCTGGCGGTGGCTGTGGGCTCATTGTGGCCCTCCAGAcccaggaggagggagacagTGGGGATGCCCTGCAGCTGTCAGTGCTCCAGCGGTATTTCCCTGCCCAGTGCTGGCTGCAGCCGGATGCACCAGGGCCAGGACAGCACCGCCTCCGAGCCAGCCTGGAGCCAGGTGGGCTGGGCCCCAGGGCAGAGTGGTGCGTGGCTTTCCGACCAGATGGAGAGATGACAGTCACCCCGTGGCCTGCCCAGGCTGGCGACCCCAGCTCAGACAAGGGTTCAAGCTCTGGAGGCCAGCGCTGA
- the EPOR gene encoding erythropoietin receptor, which yields MNHLGAPLWPGVGSLCLLLAGAAWAPPPNSSDPKFESKAALLAAGGPEELLCFTERLEDLVCFWEEAASAGVGPENYSFSYQLEGEPWKPCRLHQASTARGAVRFWCSLPTADTSSFVPLELRVTAATSGAPRYRRVIQVNEVVLLDPPAGLLARLADEGGHVLLRWLPPPGAPMASLIRYEVNISAGNAAGGAQRVEILDGRTECVLSNLRGQTRYTFAVRARMAEPSFGGFWSAWSEPASLLTASDLDPLLLTLSLILVLILLLLAVLALLSHRRALKQKIWPGIPSPESEFEGLFTTHKGNFQLWLYQNDGCLWWNPCTPFTEDPPASLEVLSERCWGVTQAVEPGAEDEGPLLEPVGSEHARDPYLVLDKWLLPRSPPSEDLPQPGGGLDTAATDAGSEASSCSSALALKPGPEGASAASFEYTILDPSSQLLRPRALPPELPPTPPHLKYLYLVVSDSGISTDYSSGGSQGAQRGSSDGPYSNHYENSLVPAPEPSAPSYVACS from the exons ATGAATCACCTCGGTGCGCCTCTTTGGCCTGGAGTCGgctccctctgtctcctgctcgCTGGGGCCGCCTGGGCTCCCCCACCCAACTCCTCGGACCCCAAGTTTGAAAGCAAAG CGGCCCTGCTGGCGGCCGGCGGGCCCGAGGAGCTTCTATGCTTCACCGAGCGGTTGGAGGACTTGGTGTGCTTCTGGGAGGAGGCGGCAAGCGCCGGGGTCGGCCCCGAAAACTACAGCTTCTCCTACCAGCTCGA GGGTGAGCCGTGGAAGCCGTGCCGCCTGCACCAGGCGTCCACGGCCCGCGGCGCGGTGCGCTTCTGGTGCTCGCTGCCGACGGCCGACACGTCGAGCTTCGTGCCCCTAGAGTTGCGCGTCACAGCGGCCACCTCGGGCGCTCCACGCTACCGCCGCGTCATCCAGGTCAACGAAGTAG TGCTCCTGGATCCCCCCGCGGGGCTGCTGGCGCGGCTGGCCGATGAGGGCGGCCACGTGCTACTGCGCTGGCTCCCGCCGCCTGGGGCCCCCATGGCGAGCCTTATCCGCTACGAGGTGAACATCTCGGCAGGCAACGCCGCCGGGGGCGCGCAGAGG gtgGAGATCCTGGACGGCCGCACGGAGTGCGTGCTGAGCAACCTGCGCGGCCAGACGCGCTACACCTTCGCGGTGCGCGCGCGCATGGCTGAGCCGAGCTTCGGCGGCTTCTGGAGCGCCTGGTCCGAGCCCGCGTCGCTGCTGACCGCCAGTG acTTGGACCCCCTCCTCCTGACGCTCTCCCTCATCCTCGTGCTCATCCTGCTGCTGCTGGCTGTGCTCGCGCTGCTCTCCCACCGCCG GGCTCTGAAGCAGAAGATCTGGCCTGGCATCCCGAGCCCCGAGAGCGAGTTTGAGGGCCTCTTCACCACCCACAAGGGTAACTTCCAG CTGTGGCTGTACCAGAACGACGGCTGTCTGTGGTGGAACCCCTGCACCCCCTTCACAGAGGACCCCCCCGCCTCCCTGGAGGTCCTCTCTGAGCGCTGCTGGGGGGTGACCCAGGCAGTGGAACCCGGGGCAGAGGACGAGGGGCCCCTGCTGGAGCCGGTGGGCAGTGAGCATGCCCGGGACCCCTACTTGGTGCTGGACAAGTGGCTGCTGCCCCGGAGCCCCCCCAGCGAGGACCTCCCACAGCCTGGTGGCGGTCTGGACACGGCAGCCACGGATGCGGGCTCggaggcctcctcctgctcatctGCTCTGGCGCTGAAGCCTGGGCCGGAGGGGGCCTCGGCTGCCAGCTTTGAGTACACCATCCTGGATCCCAGCTCCCAGCTCTTGCGCCCGAGGGCACTGCCTCCTGAgctgcccccaaccccaccccacctcaaGTACCTGTACCTCGTGGTGTCCGATTCTGGCATCTCAACTGACTACAGCTCAGGGGGCTCCCAGGGTGCCCAGAGGGGCTCCTCCGATGGCCCCTATTCCAACCATTATGAGAACAGCCTCGTCCCGGCCCCTGAACCTTCAGCCCCCAGCTACGTGGCCTGCTCCTAA